One window of the Candidatus Saccharibacteria bacterium genome contains the following:
- the tsaD gene encoding tRNA (adenosine(37)-N6)-threonylcarbamoyltransferase complex transferase subunit TsaD, producing MRVLGIETSCDETAASVVEDGYRLLSNVVASSADLQAQYGGVVPEIAARSHIEAVNSVVDAAITESGSTWDDIDAIAVTYGPGLGGSLLIGVLTARTLAITYDKPLYAINHVEAHVYANFLTEDNNQPTTNYQLPTTQPVFPMLAIIVSGGHCQLAVFRDHFDYTLLGETGDDAVGEAFDKVAKMLGFPYPGGPKISQIAKKGNPYAFDFPKAKMSKYDFSYSGLKTAVLRTAQELIGEDHTFPSKNLPKRLSEAQKADIAASFQHVAIETIVDKALQAYEEFSPASVVIAGGVAASPELRRQLAERLPCPIAYTDPRLCTDNGAMIATLGCFHMKQARPTANPYSLDIQPNLSM from the coding sequence ATGAGAGTTCTAGGTATCGAGACAAGTTGTGATGAAACTGCAGCGAGCGTTGTCGAAGACGGGTATAGGCTGCTTTCGAATGTGGTTGCCAGCAGTGCCGACTTGCAGGCGCAGTACGGTGGTGTGGTGCCTGAAATAGCGGCGCGAAGCCATATAGAGGCCGTTAATTCCGTGGTGGATGCAGCTATAACAGAGAGCGGTTCCACCTGGGACGATATAGACGCTATAGCCGTAACGTACGGTCCGGGCTTGGGCGGTTCCCTGCTCATAGGTGTACTAACTGCTCGGACGCTTGCAATCACATATGATAAACCTTTGTATGCTATTAACCACGTCGAAGCACACGTATACGCTAACTTCCTAACAGAAGATAACAATCAACCAACTACCAACTACCAACTACCAACTACGCAGCCCGTTTTCCCCATGCTCGCTATTATCGTCAGCGGGGGGCATTGTCAACTCGCGGTATTCAGAGACCATTTTGATTACACCCTGCTGGGAGAAACTGGCGACGATGCCGTAGGAGAAGCGTTTGATAAGGTAGCGAAAATGCTTGGGTTCCCCTACCCTGGCGGCCCAAAGATTAGTCAGATCGCCAAAAAGGGCAACCCATATGCCTTCGATTTCCCAAAAGCTAAGATGAGTAAATACGACTTTAGTTACTCTGGGCTCAAAACAGCCGTACTACGGACGGCTCAAGAGCTAATCGGCGAAGACCATACATTTCCGTCAAAAAACCTGCCAAAACGCCTCTCTGAGGCTCAGAAGGCCGATATTGCTGCGAGTTTCCAGCATGTGGCTATAGAAACAATTGTCGATAAGGCGCTTCAAGCATACGAAGAGTTTTCGCCTGCCAGTGTTGTCATAGCTGGCGGCGTGGCAGCCAGCCCAGAGCTGCGCCGCCAGCTCGCCGAAAGACTCCCTTGCCCCATTGCCTACACCGACCCACGCCTGTGTACCGACAACGGCGCCATGATAGCCACGCTGGGCTGTTTTCACATGAAACAGGCGCGCCCCACCGCCAACCCCTACAGCCTAGACATACAGCCAAACCTGAGCATGTAA
- a CDS encoding type II toxin-antitoxin system mRNA interferase toxin, RelE/StbE family — protein MNIRLTKGFVNRAKLLRAAERQKLEARLALFAQNPLHTQLRNHRLRGKWSGYRSIDISGDIRAVYFESGDEAVFDQVGTHSQLYG, from the coding sequence ATGAATATTCGCCTTACAAAAGGTTTTGTTAATCGGGCTAAACTGCTTCGTGCTGCTGAGCGACAGAAACTTGAAGCCAGGTTGGCTCTATTTGCACAAAACCCATTACATACGCAATTACGCAATCATCGTCTGAGGGGAAAATGGAGCGGATACCGCAGCATAGATATTAGTGGTGATATCCGCGCTGTATATTTTGAATCTGGTGATGAAGCTGTGTTTGACCAGGTAGGCACACACAGTCAGCTGTACGGATAA
- a CDS encoding type II toxin-antitoxin system RelB/DinJ family antitoxin — translation MSNYAVINLKTDPVLKKTVQKIADELGVSVSAVLNNELHRFARERSVTFELPEIPNAKTAKLMEKSRKEIEAGDYYKFDSNDEALAFLHEQLS, via the coding sequence ATGAGTAATTATGCGGTTATTAATCTTAAAACAGATCCTGTTTTGAAAAAAACAGTACAGAAAATTGCAGATGAACTGGGTGTGAGTGTAAGCGCTGTGCTCAATAACGAGCTGCATCGATTTGCGCGTGAGCGAAGTGTGACGTTTGAGCTGCCAGAGATTCCCAATGCTAAAACTGCCAAACTGATGGAAAAGTCTCGTAAAGAGATTGAGGCAGGGGATTACTACAAGTTTGATTCCAATGATGAAGCGTTAGCTTTCCTGCACGAACAGCTCTCATGA
- a CDS encoding valine--tRNA ligase has protein sequence MQLPKVYEPGEYETDIYDLWEKSGAFVPEKRGGKDNFAMVFPLPNANGNLHLGHGLTNAIYDVVIRYQRMKGNAALYLPGADHAGFETQVVYEKKLAAEGKSRFDFTREELYTQVYDFVQQNKHNFENQFRRLGASCDWSRYVFTLDEKIITRAYATFKQLWDDGLVYRGERLVNFCTHHGTAFADIEVEHKEVSSKLWHIRYPLVDGSGEVVVATTRPETMLGDTGVAVHPDDERYSVFIGKTVRLPLVGREVPIIADEFVELTFGTGAVKLTPAHDQNDYDAAERHALPKITIISHEGKITDEAPEKYRGLNVLEGREAVVRDLENEGFLVKTEDFTHNVGHCYKCGTVIEPILREQWFIDMQPLAKEAIKALKADKIRFYPSGKRDQLITYLEGLRDWNISRQIAWGIPIPAFQNVNDRDDWIFDDRVDQEILELDGKTYHRDPDVFDTWFSSSSWPYATLDFPDGDDFHQFYPTGLLDTGGEILYPWVSRMVMLGLYVTGDVPFREVYIHGYVMAEDGSKMSKSLGNVIDPLPVMDKYGSDALRMGLLAGRSPGVNRGYDSRKVEEARNFCNKLWNISRYTLERLGELTEEPNHEPKTDAEHWVLSKLQHTTEVVSEHLEAYRFSEAYDTLYHFVWDDVADWYIEASKTTEGGGVLAYVLENVLKLAHPFAPFVTETIWQVVPWTGTSILAIQDWPKTFKTDKKAAADFEEIQTIVTEVRALIRSLGLRKPHLYYTDVPFLSTNAELICRLTGLDGVREVTHGNGLHLTSTAHSCWLDVDSEIAAAHLEQLGAQISAASARIAHLHSRLNNENYTKHAPKEVVRETEAQLSEAETTLARLKTEQLRFADLRE, from the coding sequence ATGCAGCTACCAAAAGTCTATGAACCAGGCGAGTACGAAACAGATATCTACGATTTATGGGAGAAGAGTGGAGCATTTGTGCCAGAAAAGCGAGGCGGTAAAGACAACTTTGCCATGGTTTTTCCGTTACCAAACGCCAACGGTAACCTTCACCTAGGTCACGGACTCACCAACGCCATTTACGACGTTGTTATTCGATACCAGCGCATGAAGGGAAATGCCGCACTCTATTTGCCGGGGGCAGACCATGCCGGGTTTGAAACACAGGTCGTATATGAAAAGAAGCTTGCCGCAGAAGGGAAGAGCCGCTTTGACTTTACCCGCGAAGAACTCTACACGCAGGTGTATGACTTCGTGCAGCAGAACAAACACAACTTCGAAAACCAGTTCCGCCGCCTCGGCGCCAGCTGCGACTGGAGCCGGTACGTCTTTACCCTAGACGAGAAAATCATTACGCGCGCCTACGCAACATTCAAACAACTATGGGATGACGGCCTGGTGTATAGAGGCGAGCGTCTGGTGAATTTCTGTACCCACCACGGTACTGCATTTGCCGACATAGAGGTCGAGCACAAGGAAGTTTCGAGCAAACTCTGGCACATCCGCTATCCGCTCGTAGACGGCAGCGGGGAAGTGGTGGTAGCAACGACACGGCCAGAAACCATGCTCGGCGACACCGGTGTTGCCGTGCACCCTGACGACGAGCGCTATAGTGTCTTCATTGGCAAAACTGTCCGCTTGCCACTGGTAGGTAGGGAAGTACCCATTATAGCCGACGAGTTTGTCGAGCTTACATTTGGTACCGGCGCTGTAAAACTCACGCCAGCTCACGACCAAAACGACTACGATGCCGCCGAAAGACATGCGCTTCCAAAAATAACCATCATTAGCCACGAAGGAAAAATAACCGACGAAGCGCCCGAAAAGTACCGCGGTCTGAATGTCCTCGAGGGCAGGGAAGCGGTCGTACGTGACCTTGAAAACGAAGGATTTCTCGTGAAAACCGAAGATTTCACGCACAATGTCGGCCACTGTTACAAGTGCGGTACCGTCATAGAACCAATCCTAAGGGAACAGTGGTTTATAGATATGCAACCGCTCGCGAAAGAAGCCATCAAAGCCCTCAAGGCCGACAAAATTCGTTTTTACCCGAGCGGCAAGCGCGACCAGCTTATTACCTACCTAGAAGGGCTTCGTGACTGGAACATAAGCCGGCAGATTGCCTGGGGTATACCTATACCCGCCTTCCAGAACGTCAACGACCGCGACGATTGGATTTTTGATGACCGTGTCGACCAAGAAATACTAGAGCTGGACGGCAAAACGTATCACCGCGACCCAGATGTTTTCGACACCTGGTTTAGTAGCTCCAGCTGGCCATATGCAACACTCGACTTTCCAGACGGCGACGACTTCCACCAGTTCTACCCAACTGGTTTGCTCGACACCGGCGGCGAGATTTTGTACCCGTGGGTCAGCCGCATGGTCATGCTTGGTCTATACGTGACTGGCGACGTACCGTTCCGAGAAGTATACATCCACGGCTACGTCATGGCGGAAGACGGTTCCAAAATGAGCAAAAGCCTTGGCAACGTTATTGACCCGCTACCCGTTATGGACAAATACGGGTCAGACGCTCTGCGCATGGGTTTGCTTGCCGGACGAAGTCCAGGGGTAAACCGAGGCTACGATAGCCGCAAGGTAGAAGAGGCGCGCAATTTCTGTAATAAGCTGTGGAATATATCTCGCTACACCCTCGAGCGGCTCGGCGAACTCACCGAAGAGCCTAACCACGAGCCGAAGACCGATGCTGAACACTGGGTGTTGAGCAAGTTACAACATACAACAGAAGTAGTGAGTGAACATTTGGAAGCATACCGCTTCAGTGAAGCCTACGATACGCTGTACCACTTTGTGTGGGACGATGTAGCCGACTGGTATATCGAAGCCAGCAAAACTACGGAGGGCGGGGGAGTGCTCGCCTACGTTCTCGAGAACGTTCTAAAGCTTGCCCACCCGTTTGCGCCGTTCGTAACAGAGACTATTTGGCAGGTCGTACCCTGGACGGGCACGAGCATTCTGGCCATTCAAGATTGGCCAAAAACATTTAAAACAGACAAAAAAGCCGCAGCTGACTTCGAAGAAATACAAACCATTGTCACTGAAGTACGCGCCCTTATTCGCAGCCTGGGGCTCAGGAAACCACACCTGTACTACACCGACGTACCATTCCTCTCAACTAACGCCGAGCTCATTTGTCGCTTGACCGGGCTCGACGGCGTGCGCGAGGTTACACACGGCAACGGGCTGCATTTGACTTCTACCGCCCATTCCTGCTGGCTCGACGTCGACAGCGAGATTGCGGCCGCTCACCTTGAACAGCTTGGTGCCCAAATAAGCGCCGCGTCGGCACGAATTGCCCATCTGCACAGCCGTCTGAACAACGAAAATTACACAAAACACGCTCCGAAAGAAGTTGTGCGTGAAACTGAAGCCCAGTTATCTGAGGCCGAAACCACCCTTGCGCGCCTGAAAACCGAGCAACTCCGTTTTGCCGACCTGCGTGAATAG
- a CDS encoding HAD-IA family hydrolase produces MDEKRLGAVVQQARRAAGFTQQTLCQKSGLSYSTLAKIERGAIKAPSVFTIQQVATTLGITLDQLLANVSTRQSAPAEKRVSQNGIRFVYFDMNGCLVRAASSAFTRLAEESGAAPDTVETVYWQYNDAVCRGDKTIDELNTALAERLGIMVDWYQYYLDAQEAMPGMSELVSWVAENYRVGLLTNTMPGLVQTMQARGLLPAVNFEIIIDSSEVRAIKPEEKIYQIAAERTELSPQEILLIDDDRPNLVAAGRLGWHTMKFQSHQPGEAIAAIYTALQTT; encoded by the coding sequence ATGGATGAGAAGCGGTTGGGGGCCGTCGTGCAACAAGCGCGGCGAGCCGCAGGGTTCACACAGCAAACACTCTGCCAAAAATCTGGCCTGAGCTATTCGACGCTAGCCAAAATAGAGCGAGGCGCCATAAAAGCACCGTCTGTTTTTACAATTCAGCAAGTAGCAACAACGCTCGGCATTACGCTCGATCAGCTGCTTGCAAATGTTAGTACAAGGCAAAGTGCGCCTGCCGAAAAGCGCGTGTCGCAAAATGGCATTCGTTTTGTGTATTTCGACATGAATGGCTGTTTGGTGCGTGCCGCCAGCAGCGCCTTTACGCGCCTTGCAGAAGAGAGCGGGGCAGCTCCCGACACCGTAGAAACAGTGTATTGGCAGTACAACGATGCCGTTTGCCGCGGCGACAAAACTATTGACGAACTGAACACCGCCCTCGCCGAGCGGCTCGGAATTATGGTAGATTGGTACCAATACTACCTAGATGCCCAAGAAGCCATGCCCGGTATGAGCGAGCTTGTTTCGTGGGTGGCAGAGAATTACCGAGTGGGGCTGCTAACAAACACCATGCCTGGACTGGTTCAAACCATGCAGGCAAGGGGGCTGCTGCCAGCAGTAAACTTCGAAATTATTATCGATTCTTCAGAGGTGAGAGCCATAAAACCCGAGGAGAAAATATATCAAATTGCAGCGGAGCGAACCGAGCTGTCACCCCAAGAGATACTACTGATTGACGACGACCGGCCTAACCTAGTTGCCGCCGGTCGCCTTGGCTGGCACACCATGAAGTTTCAGTCACACCAACCGGGTGAGGCTATTGCGGCTATATACACCGCATTGCAAACCACTTAA
- a CDS encoding HIT family protein: MSQRSQRCKQLCWLAGWLVRNACHGTIVAAAVYSKGMEDSIFTKIIKGEIPCHKVYEDEHTFAFLDIFPAQPGHTLVVPKKQVEFVWDLAASDYQALRDTVQKVARNLREKSGKTYVGELIVGVDVPHAHIHLVPFNTPDELDKAFHKDSGEPDHPALAATAEKLRMEDVP, translated from the coding sequence ATGAGTCAAAGAAGCCAGCGGTGCAAGCAGCTTTGCTGGTTGGCAGGCTGGCTGGTGCGAAATGCGTGTCATGGCACTATTGTAGCAGCTGCCGTATACTCTAAGGGTATGGAAGACTCAATTTTTACGAAGATTATCAAGGGTGAAATCCCCTGTCACAAGGTGTACGAAGACGAACACACATTCGCTTTCCTTGATATTTTCCCGGCACAGCCCGGTCATACGCTTGTGGTGCCAAAAAAGCAGGTTGAGTTTGTGTGGGATTTGGCTGCCTCGGACTATCAGGCTCTAAGAGATACAGTTCAAAAAGTTGCCCGCAATCTCCGCGAAAAATCTGGCAAGACGTATGTGGGCGAGCTTATTGTTGGTGTTGACGTGCCGCATGCACACATTCACTTGGTGCCCTTCAATACCCCAGACGAACTCGACAAAGCATTTCATAAAGATTCCGGCGAGCCAGACCACCCGGCGCTTGCCGCTACTGCCGAAAAATTACGAATGGAGGATGTTCCATGA
- a CDS encoding HAD hydrolase-like protein: protein MTEVEKLLHQIDARGYTHVIFDLDATLTLLNLPWDEWVEMIARRLPAEQAASFRKVSSQPGMAWGRYTNEHVEKYETFLPALLEASEEFERTYFAHTPYDELAGAVHMLAGQGKTLYAWSANMRTTVERALLELGIHQHFTKIVTRNDVRLAKPHPEGWSLLDDGTPKDRYLFVGDSSNDEGAARALGIDYFEITFFRQNRH, encoded by the coding sequence ATGACAGAGGTCGAGAAACTCTTACACCAAATTGACGCCCGCGGCTACACGCACGTTATTTTTGACCTCGATGCTACCTTGACGCTCCTGAACCTGCCGTGGGACGAATGGGTGGAGATGATAGCTAGGCGTCTGCCCGCCGAGCAAGCGGCTTCTTTCCGCAAAGTATCATCGCAGCCGGGTATGGCGTGGGGGCGTTACACAAATGAGCACGTCGAAAAGTACGAAACTTTTTTGCCCGCGCTGCTAGAGGCCAGCGAAGAGTTTGAACGCACCTACTTTGCACATACGCCGTATGATGAGCTGGCGGGGGCCGTTCATATGCTGGCGGGGCAGGGGAAGACGCTATACGCGTGGTCGGCAAACATGCGCACAACGGTAGAGCGCGCGCTACTAGAGCTAGGAATTCACCAGCATTTCACAAAGATTGTAACGCGCAACGATGTCCGGCTGGCCAAGCCGCACCCCGAAGGCTGGAGCCTGTTAGACGACGGCACACCGAAAGACCGCTACCTGTTTGTGGGCGATAGTAGCAACGACGAGGGCGCAGCACGAGCGCTCGGTATCGACTACTTCGAGATTACTTTCTTCCGCCAAAACCGCCATTGA
- a CDS encoding transposase: protein MVFDDVVIDKSRSGKMELVNWQHAGSKHDITRGIGVVNALWQVDTEHYIPMDYRIWNPPEDGKTKNDHFQDMLSSTRQRGLRPEMVVADSWYGSLKNLKAVRSHGWDWVMGLRSNRLVGKPHIQLRELDIPDTGLVTYLKGYGWIRVFRFEASNGRTDYVGTSRTDLTREQVKKYFERRWSVEVLHRELKQTCGLSRCQANLSRAQRNHIGSYRQKRVGFLPSLRV from the coding sequence TTGGTCTTCGATGATGTCGTCATCGACAAAAGCCGAAGCGGCAAGATGGAGCTTGTGAACTGGCAGCATGCGGGAAGTAAGCATGACATCACCAGAGGGATTGGCGTTGTAAATGCGTTGTGGCAAGTAGATACAGAACACTACATTCCTATGGACTACCGCATCTGGAACCCGCCAGAAGACGGCAAGACTAAGAATGATCACTTCCAGGATATGCTGAGTAGCACAAGACAGAGAGGGCTACGCCCGGAGATGGTTGTTGCGGATAGCTGGTACGGCTCTCTAAAAAACCTTAAGGCAGTTCGCTCTCATGGCTGGGACTGGGTCATGGGGCTGAGGAGCAACCGGTTAGTCGGTAAGCCACATATCCAGCTCAGAGAGTTAGATATACCAGATACAGGCTTGGTGACATATCTGAAAGGCTATGGGTGGATCAGAGTCTTCCGGTTTGAGGCCAGTAACGGCCGCACGGATTATGTTGGTACAAGTCGTACTGACCTCACCCGCGAACAAGTCAAGAAATACTTCGAGCGCCGTTGGAGTGTCGAGGTACTGCATCGAGAGCTCAAACAAACCTGTGGCTTATCCCGCTGTCAGGCCAATCTTAGCCGAGCCCAAAGAAACCACATTGGGAGTTATAGGCAAAAACGTGTTGGTTTTCTCCCCTCGCTTCGTGTATAA
- a CDS encoding IS1249 family transposase, producing the protein MKQRGFRYCRVCKTKLQKWGKTGAGKQRWRCPVCSLTATKPRPDLRRVFVFEGFMSWLLGKDSQDDLAAASRTFRDQTAWCWGVPVPSVLRGECHHCVIVDGIRVSGHVCLIARTTMFVIAWMWVPYESSTYWATFLASLPAPTYVVCDGQKGLLKALPLCWPGTIVQRCRFHIWLNVKTKLTLHPESIAGKELLVLTKDLLHVRTRKHARHWKQRLRRWYKRHQNYVNERTVKPYPKPRERSWRYTHERLRSAYRQLDKVTDDALRSSYRPHAELPSTTNHVEGGMNSQIRTKLKYHRGMSREHQRVLVNWYLYTRSEGRKPTRFCL; encoded by the coding sequence ATGAAACAGAGAGGTTTTCGCTATTGTCGTGTGTGTAAAACTAAGCTCCAGAAATGGGGCAAGACAGGTGCTGGGAAGCAGCGATGGAGGTGTCCTGTGTGTAGCCTCACAGCCACAAAGCCACGACCAGACTTACGGCGAGTGTTTGTGTTTGAGGGATTCATGTCTTGGTTGCTCGGCAAGGATTCTCAGGACGACTTAGCTGCGGCTAGCCGAACGTTTCGTGACCAGACTGCCTGGTGCTGGGGCGTGCCCGTGCCGAGTGTGCTGAGGGGTGAATGTCATCACTGTGTCATCGTTGATGGCATCCGTGTTAGCGGCCACGTCTGCCTCATTGCCCGAACGACTATGTTTGTTATTGCCTGGATGTGGGTACCATACGAAAGTAGTACATACTGGGCCACGTTCCTCGCCTCACTGCCTGCACCTACCTACGTTGTTTGTGACGGCCAGAAAGGCCTCCTGAAGGCTCTTCCCCTCTGTTGGCCTGGTACGATCGTCCAGCGCTGTCGATTCCATATCTGGCTTAATGTAAAAACAAAACTGACACTGCATCCTGAGTCAATTGCAGGAAAAGAGCTGCTCGTACTCACCAAAGATTTGCTCCATGTTAGGACACGAAAACATGCCAGGCACTGGAAACAAAGACTAAGACGTTGGTACAAGCGGCACCAAAACTATGTCAACGAACGAACCGTAAAACCTTACCCAAAACCAAGAGAAAGGAGCTGGCGGTACACCCACGAACGACTCCGTAGTGCCTACCGTCAGCTCGATAAAGTCACAGATGATGCGCTTCGTTCAAGCTACCGACCACACGCAGAACTGCCAAGCACCACAAACCATGTTGAGGGTGGCATGAACAGCCAAATCCGAACCAAACTAAAGTACCATAGAGGCATGTCTCGTGAGCACCAACGAGTGCTTGTTAATTGGTACCTTTATACACGAAGCGAGGGGAGAAAACCAACACGTTTTTGCCTATAA